A genomic region of Ensifer adhaerens contains the following coding sequences:
- a CDS encoding NADP-dependent malic enzyme, whose protein sequence is MPATDKTDRTMTSVTAQEALDFHSQGRPGKLEISPTKAMATQRDLSLAYSPGVAVPVKAIAEDPNTAYDYTTRGNMVAVISNGTAILGLGNLGALASKPVMEGKAVLFKRFADVDSIDLEVDTENVDEFINCVRFLGPSFGGINLEDIKAPDCFIIEQKLREVMDIPVFHDDQHGTAIIAAAGLINALALTGRDFKTTKLVCNGAGAAAIACIELIKSMGFASENIILCDTKGVIFEGRTEGMNQWKSAHAVKTDRRTLAEALDGADVVFGLSAKGALSEDMVRSMAPRPIIFAMANPDPEITPEEVARIRDDAIVATGRSDYPNQVNNVLGFPYIFRGALDVRATTINDEMKIAAAVALASLAKEDVPDDVAAAYQGNRPRFGPQYIIPVPFDPRLISAIPMAVAKAAIESGVARKPITDLEAYGRQLSARRDPIASTLQRIYERVRRQPKRIVFAEGEEVQVMRSAIAYANQQLGTAILLGREERMRETAEREGIDLDRPGIQIVNARLSKRVGAYTDYLYARLQRKGFLFRDAQRLINNDRNHFAACMVALGDADGMVTGLTRNYSTALEDVRRCIDPKPGHRVIGVSIALCRGRTVLVADTAVHDMPSSEELADIAEEAAGLAKRLGYVPRVAMLAYSTFGHPQGERSERVREAVNILDKRRVDFEYDGEMAADVALNARVMEQYPFCRLSGTANVLVMPAFHSASISTKMLQELGGSTVIGPLLVGFDKSIQIVSMSAKDSDIVNMAAIAAYNAGM, encoded by the coding sequence ATGCCGGCCACCGACAAGACCGATCGCACAATGACGAGCGTCACCGCGCAGGAAGCGCTCGATTTTCACTCGCAGGGTCGTCCCGGAAAGCTGGAGATTTCCCCCACCAAGGCGATGGCCACCCAGCGCGACCTGTCGCTTGCCTATTCGCCGGGCGTTGCCGTCCCGGTCAAGGCGATCGCCGAGGATCCGAACACCGCCTACGACTATACGACACGCGGCAACATGGTGGCCGTAATCTCGAACGGCACCGCCATTCTCGGCCTCGGCAACCTCGGAGCGCTTGCCTCCAAGCCGGTCATGGAAGGCAAGGCCGTGCTGTTCAAGCGCTTTGCCGATGTGGATTCCATCGACCTTGAGGTCGACACCGAAAACGTCGACGAGTTCATCAACTGCGTGCGCTTCCTCGGCCCCTCCTTCGGCGGCATCAACCTTGAAGACATCAAGGCGCCGGACTGTTTCATCATCGAGCAGAAGCTGCGCGAGGTCATGGACATCCCGGTGTTCCACGACGACCAGCACGGCACCGCGATCATCGCCGCGGCCGGCCTCATCAATGCGCTGGCGCTAACCGGCCGCGATTTCAAGACGACGAAGCTCGTCTGCAATGGCGCCGGCGCTGCGGCCATCGCCTGTATCGAGCTCATCAAGTCCATGGGCTTTGCCTCGGAAAACATCATCCTGTGCGACACCAAGGGAGTGATCTTCGAGGGCCGCACCGAAGGCATGAACCAGTGGAAGTCGGCGCATGCCGTCAAGACCGATCGCCGTACGCTCGCCGAAGCGCTCGACGGCGCCGATGTGGTCTTCGGCCTCTCCGCCAAGGGTGCGCTGTCGGAAGACATGGTACGCTCGATGGCACCGCGGCCGATCATCTTCGCCATGGCCAACCCGGATCCGGAAATCACGCCCGAGGAAGTCGCCCGCATCCGCGACGACGCGATCGTCGCCACCGGCCGCTCGGACTATCCGAACCAGGTCAACAACGTGCTCGGCTTTCCCTATATCTTCCGCGGGGCGCTCGACGTGCGCGCCACGACGATCAACGACGAGATGAAGATTGCCGCCGCAGTAGCGCTGGCAAGCCTTGCCAAGGAAGATGTGCCTGACGATGTTGCCGCGGCATACCAGGGCAACCGCCCGCGCTTCGGCCCGCAATACATCATCCCGGTCCCCTTCGATCCGCGCCTGATCTCGGCGATCCCGATGGCGGTCGCCAAGGCTGCGATCGAAAGCGGCGTCGCGCGCAAGCCGATCACCGATCTCGAAGCCTATGGCCGCCAGCTCTCCGCCCGGCGCGACCCGATCGCCTCGACGCTGCAGCGCATCTATGAGCGCGTGCGGCGCCAGCCCAAGCGCATCGTCTTTGCCGAGGGCGAAGAGGTGCAGGTCATGCGCTCGGCGATCGCCTACGCCAACCAGCAGCTCGGCACCGCCATCCTGCTCGGCCGCGAAGAGCGCATGCGCGAGACGGCGGAGCGCGAGGGGATCGACCTCGACCGCCCCGGCATCCAGATCGTCAACGCACGTCTTTCCAAGCGCGTCGGCGCCTATACGGACTATCTCTATGCCCGCCTGCAGCGGAAGGGCTTCCTGTTCCGCGACGCCCAGCGCCTGATCAACAACGACCGCAACCACTTCGCCGCCTGCATGGTCGCACTCGGCGACGCCGACGGCATGGTCACGGGTCTCACCCGCAACTACTCGACCGCGCTCGAGGACGTGCGCCGCTGCATCGATCCGAAGCCCGGCCACCGCGTCATCGGTGTGTCGATCGCGCTCTGCCGCGGCCGCACCGTGCTGGTCGCGGACACCGCCGTGCACGACATGCCGTCTTCGGAGGAGCTTGCCGATATCGCCGAGGAAGCAGCCGGCCTCGCCAAGCGGCTCGGCTATGTGCCGCGCGTGGCTATGCTTGCCTATTCCACCTTCGGCCATCCACAGGGCGAACGCTCCGAGCGGGTGCGCGAGGCAGTCAACATCCTCGACAAACGCCGGGTCGACTTCGAATATGACGGGGAAATGGCCGCCGACGTGGCACTGAATGCCCGCGTCATGGAGCAGTATCCGTTCTGCCGCCTTTCGGGCACGGCCAACGTGCTCGTCATGCCGGCGTTCCACTCGGCATCGATCTCGACCAAGATGCTGCAGGAACTCGGCGGCTCAACCGTCATCGGCCCCCTGCTCGTCGGCTTCGACAAGTCGATCCAGATTGTTTCGATGTCGGCCAAGGATTCCGACATCGTCAACATGGCGGCGATTGCCGCCTACAATGCCGGCATGTGA
- a CDS encoding GNAT family N-acetyltransferase, with protein MAIELLDSANVVDTSQACIGKKTAVPTTDVLGRIANLETRLARTASEIDAAQAVRYKVFVEEMKAQVGAEADRRKRDVDSWDAICDHLLVLDTSIEGDAEDQIVGTYRLLRQDVAERAGGFYSASEFAIDQLLARHPTKRFMELGRSCVLPDYRTKRTVELLWQGNWAYALKYGMDAMFGCGSFPGVVPAEHALALSFLHHNIRARDEWAVSARPELHRTMDLMPAEAINAKKALTALPPLIKGYMRLGAMVGDGAVVDHAFHTTDVLIVLPISNISGRYLNYYGADAGRFATSVS; from the coding sequence ATGGCCATCGAGCTACTGGATTCGGCGAACGTGGTTGACACTTCTCAGGCTTGCATCGGCAAGAAGACCGCCGTCCCGACGACTGACGTTCTAGGCAGGATCGCCAATCTCGAGACGCGGCTGGCACGCACGGCATCGGAGATAGATGCCGCCCAGGCCGTACGCTACAAGGTTTTCGTCGAGGAGATGAAGGCGCAGGTCGGCGCCGAGGCCGATCGTCGCAAGCGCGACGTCGACAGCTGGGACGCGATCTGTGATCACCTCCTTGTTCTCGACACCTCGATCGAGGGAGATGCCGAGGATCAGATCGTCGGCACCTATCGCCTGCTGCGCCAGGACGTGGCCGAACGTGCGGGCGGTTTCTACTCGGCTTCCGAATTTGCCATCGACCAGCTCCTCGCGCGCCATCCGACCAAACGCTTCATGGAGCTCGGCCGCTCCTGCGTGCTGCCGGACTACCGCACCAAGCGGACGGTGGAGCTGCTTTGGCAGGGAAACTGGGCCTACGCCCTGAAATACGGCATGGACGCCATGTTCGGTTGCGGCTCGTTCCCCGGTGTCGTTCCGGCGGAGCACGCACTGGCGCTTTCCTTCCTACACCACAACATCCGCGCCCGAGACGAATGGGCCGTGAGCGCACGTCCGGAGCTGCATCGGACCATGGATCTGATGCCGGCCGAAGCGATCAATGCGAAAAAGGCACTCACCGCCCTGCCGCCGCTGATCAAGGGTTACATGCGCCTGGGCGCCATGGTTGGCGACGGCGCCGTGGTCGATCATGCGTTCCACACGACCGATGTTTTGATCGTGCTGCCGATCAGCAATATCTCCGGCCGCTACCTCAATTACTACGGCGCAGACGCCGGCCGGTTCGCTACCTCCGTCTCCTGA